In Subdoligranulum variabile, the genomic stretch CAGGCGGGTCGTGAATTGGGCCTGCCCGAGTACCTGGTTGCCCGTCAGCCGTTCCCCGGTCCCGGCCTTGCCATCCGTATCATCGGCGATGTGACGCCGGAGAAAGTGGCCATTGTGCAGGATGCTGACGCTATCTGGCGTGAAGAGGTGGACAAGCTGCCCATGGAGCAGCGCCCGAGCCAGTATTTTGCGGCGCTGACCAATATGCGCAGTGTGGGCGTTATGGGCGATGAACGCACCTATGACTATGCAATTGCTCTGCGGGCTGTAACCACTACCGATTTTATGACGGCGGAAGTGACGTTGCTTCCCACCGAGACCATTACGACGGCGGCCAACCGCATCGTCAATGAAGTCAAAAATATCAACCGCGTGCTGTTTGATTATACGACCAAACCGCCGGCCACAATCGAGTTCGAATAAGTAAAAAGTGGATATGAGAGCCTGTAAACCCGCATAAACACTGGTTTTTCGGATTTCAGATTTCCCCTTTGATAGCAGATTGATAGCACCCGTCAATTTCAGAGTTATTCTGGTGATTTGGGTGGCTTGCGAATACGCAGGATTTTTATTCTAAGAGAAAAGGTCTAACTGATTTTTGCTGATCAGTTAGACCTTTTTTATTTTGCTCTCGTGTATCTGAATTTACTGATTTTGTGCAACAAACAGGCTCTCCCGTGGCCTACAAATGAGAGGGTCAGAGCAGACCCTCCGGTAAAACCTTGGCACGGATTTGCTTGTTGTCGTATTCCGGGTAGTGGTAACGCCAGCGGTCGTACTCCTCCTGAGAGATCTCTCCTGCCTCCAGCTTGGCGGCCTGCTCCCGCCAGGCCCAGAGCATCTCGTGCAGTCTGGCAGCATCCTTATTTTTGCGGAAATCTACCTGCAGGGAAAGTACACCATCCTGTTCCGTGACTTTCAGCCCGTAGTTGTCCTCAAGGGCAAACAGGGTGTGCATGAGCCCAACATAGGAGTCTATATCCGGGACAGAGAGGGCGTGGGGAGATACATCAAGCACCTGTGCCAGGGCAGCAGTCAGGTCTGCCTTAGGAGTTCTTGATCCTGTCTCATACTGAGCCAGGCGCACATCGGCGGATTTCTCGGGGAAGCCCACGGCCATACCCAGATATTTCTGTGTCATTCCTCGCAGCAAACGGAAAAAGTGGATTCTCTCACCGATGGCCATACGTCCAACTCCAATCTATGATGATCTTTATAGTGAACATAGCATATTTGCTTAGGAAAGTCAAGAGAATCTAAACAAATTTATTTAAGAATATTTTTCTGAAAAGGCTTGAACTAAGCTAATATGTATAGTATTATAAAGATACTAAGCATAAAAGCTTAGAAATTATAGCGCATAAAATGGACTGTCTGATTTCCGGGTACAAACGAGATAAGGTGATGGCCATAAGCAAGGAGGCATGTATGGAACGCAACAACCGCAAGCCGCAGTCACGAACAACAGAGAAAGGAAGGTACTTACCATGGCAAACCAGATTTTTATGCGTGTTAACGAAGTGGCCGAGGAACTGGGCGTATCGATCCCCTACGCCTACAAGCTGATTCGCCAGTTGAATGAGGAATTGGCCAAAACCGGGTGCATCACAATTTCCGGGCGGATTGACCGCAAGTTCTTCCACGAGAAGTTCTACGGTACAAGAACCGAGAAAGACTGAAAGGAGGGAGCAGTCATGGCAGCGTTTAAGAACAAGAACAACGGTACCTGGTATGTGCAGTTCCGCTATACCGACTGGAAAGGTGAGCGTCAGCAGAAACTCAAGCGCGGGTTTGCCACAAAGAAGGAGGCGCTTGCCTGGGAACGTGAGTTCCTGATGCAGAAACAGGCGGACATCGATATGACCTTTGAGAGCTTCGTCGAGCTGTATGAGAAGGATGTCAAACCAAAGCTGAAGCTCAATACCTGGCTTACAAAGGAGAGCATCATCAAAAAGAAGATCCTGCCTTATTTCGCCAAGAGAAAACTGTCGGAGATTACAGCCAAGGATATTATCCACTGGCAAAATGAGATCCGAGAACTGACGGACTGGCACGGAAAGCCACTTTCCAAAACCTATCTGAAAACGGTTCACAATCAGCTCAGTGCCATCTTTAACCACGCAGCTCGCTTTTATGGCCTGAACATCAACCCGGCTAGGCAGGCGGGAAATATGGGGACGGAAGAACGGAAAGAGATGCTGTTCTGGACCAGGGAAGAGTATGCCAAGTTCTCTGAGGCCATGATGGATAAACCGTTGTCCTTCTATGCCTTTGAGATGCTCTACTGGTGTGGGCTTCGTGAAGGAGAGCTGCTCGCTTTGACTCCGGCAGATTTCAATTTTGAAAAACGCACGGTCAGCATCAATAAGTCCTACCAGAGACTGAACAAGCAGGATGTGATCACAGATCCCAAAACACCGAAAAGTAACCGGGTGATTCAGATGCCGAAATTCCTCTGTGACGAGATCCAGGATTACCTCAAGCAGCTTTACGGTGTACAGCCGGATAGCCGGATGTTTCCTATCAGCAAAAGTTATCTCCACAGGGAAATGGATCGGGGCTGCAAGGCAACTGGTGTGAAACGGATTCGAATCCACGATTTGAGACACCCGTATGTCAAGCACACGACAAAAAAATATAATTCTGAAAAGCAGAAAACCCAAGCTACCAAGATGAATTTGATAGCCTGGGTTTTCCGTTTTTGTACCTTCAATTATTCAAAGAGGTCATGGACTTTGTAGATAATCTCAATGCGGTTGTCGGGGAATACCGGCATCGATCATTTTCTGCGTAGACAGCTTGGATGCCAGCATCCCGACGACAAGAAAGATATAGAAATAAGGCAGGTATCCGGAGAGGCCTTTCTCCTGGGCGAGAATAGAAGAATAGGCGATGACAGCGCCGTAGGGAATCATCAAAAACATCATGTTGAACATGAACGGAAGCGCGGGACCGTAAATGGAATCACGGATGGAAAATTTTTTACGCTGAACCTTCGGGTAGTGGATACGGCAGCAGGAAACACAGAGAAACGCCAGAACGGTAATGCCGAAAATCGTCAGGAAAGAAGCTTTGCTGCTCATATGGCTTTGGACTTGCAGACCGACGTAGGGGCCAACAGCCATGCCGATGGAGACGGTAAAGGCGAACCGGCTGATTCCCTCGGTGATTTTGGTCGTGGGCAGCACATCACCGGCCAGTGTCATGGTGGCGGAACCGCACACGGAATAGACAGCCCCCATATACAAGCGAATCACAATCAGTGCGGCGAAAATTGGGAAGGCGATGAAAGCCGGAAAAGACAGGCAGAACAGGGCAAGG encodes the following:
- a CDS encoding helix-turn-helix domain-containing protein, coding for MAIGERIHFFRLLRGMTQKYLGMAVGFPEKSADVRLAQYETGSRTPKADLTAALAQVLDVSPHALSVPDIDSYVGLMHTLFALEDNYGLKVTEQDGVLSLQVDFRKNKDAARLHEMLWAWREQAAKLEAGEISQEEYDRWRYHYPEYDNKQIRAKVLPEGLL
- a CDS encoding MerR family transcriptional regulator, which encodes MANQIFMRVNEVAEELGVSIPYAYKLIRQLNEELAKTGCITISGRIDRKFFHEKFYGTRTEKD
- a CDS encoding tyrosine-type recombinase/integrase, whose protein sequence is MAAFKNKNNGTWYVQFRYTDWKGERQQKLKRGFATKKEALAWEREFLMQKQADIDMTFESFVELYEKDVKPKLKLNTWLTKESIIKKKILPYFAKRKLSEITAKDIIHWQNEIRELTDWHGKPLSKTYLKTVHNQLSAIFNHAARFYGLNINPARQAGNMGTEERKEMLFWTREEYAKFSEAMMDKPLSFYAFEMLYWCGLREGELLALTPADFNFEKRTVSINKSYQRLNKQDVITDPKTPKSNRVIQMPKFLCDEIQDYLKQLYGVQPDSRMFPISKSYLHREMDRGCKATGVKRIRIHDLRHPYVKHTTKKYNSEKQKTQATKMNLIAWVFRFCTFNYSKRSWTL
- a CDS encoding MFS transporter → MGKPEKIWNRRFILLFITNLLVLAAFYASIPIIPIYCQEIGITGSRVGIVLTAMSVATILFRPVAGYLLDNFNRYRVYLLFLALFCLSFPAFIAFPIFAALIVIRLYMGAVYSVCGSATMTLAGDVLPTTKITEGISRFAFTVSIGMAVGPYVGLQVQSHMSSKASFLTIFGITVLAFLCVSCCRIHYPKVQRKKFSIRDSIYGPALPFMFNMMFLMIPYGAVIAYSSILAQEKGLSGYLPYFYIFLVVGMLASKLSTQKMIDAGIPRQPH